A portion of the Limibacter armeniacum genome contains these proteins:
- a CDS encoding energy transducer TonB, which translates to MAMIKDVKLKFACPKKLDEMKQRDGKYFCDQCSKQVTDFMEKTEEEMKAILSASSTSICGIFNVKQVSSSFLKYAAATLLTSAIGLPIKAQEYPVEDTVAVNEGTDIVFGEILETQPILKGGYKDLIESVKREVALSVDLKEKVRVYVQFTVDTLGNPKDFKVVRGYTEAVDKVVLKSLSSKKMKFEPGRQSDIPVAMEVIIPIIIDPKRKGGMH; encoded by the coding sequence ATGGCAATGATTAAAGATGTAAAGCTAAAGTTTGCTTGCCCGAAAAAGCTTGACGAAATGAAGCAAAGGGATGGAAAGTACTTCTGTGACCAATGTTCAAAACAAGTAACAGACTTCATGGAAAAAACAGAAGAGGAAATGAAAGCAATATTGTCTGCGTCCTCCACTTCCATTTGTGGTATCTTCAATGTGAAGCAAGTAAGTAGTTCGTTTCTAAAGTATGCAGCAGCTACCTTATTAACATCTGCTATAGGACTACCAATAAAGGCTCAAGAATATCCAGTTGAAGATACTGTAGCGGTTAATGAGGGTACTGATATCGTTTTTGGAGAAATATTGGAAACCCAACCAATTTTGAAAGGAGGATATAAAGACCTAATTGAGTCAGTGAAACGTGAAGTAGCACTTTCAGTAGACTTAAAAGAAAAGGTAAGAGTATATGTACAGTTTACTGTCGATACTCTTGGCAACCCCAAAGATTTTAAGGTAGTAAGAGGATATACTGAGGCTGTAGATAAAGTAGTTTTGAAATCTCTTTCTTCTAAGAAAATGAAATTTGAACCTGGAAGACAAAGTGATATTCCTGTAGCAATGGAGGTAATAATCCCTATAATTATAGATCCTAAAAGGAAGGGAGGTATGCACTAA
- a CDS encoding YARHG domain-containing protein, with the protein MKQILAIIISSVFITSSCSTNIKNKEAKIEIEKGTEIDSSKIKGKVTTNPVVSHQVPKKLQHQLKPLLNANSEDSIIGFWVGYFEKDDDSNGYLSENDLYVDDGYYWRRENKINISIDNIQDTIVTGHSVVAGNDRPFNGTVKEDSIGTLFFKVKEPGNDKYDGEFTFKIEDSVLVGTWKAYRKINIQKRKYDLRRKNYTYNPNINLERAKVYIDWNKKIGTSNEPDPDDEFGGWVSNEFSSATNKIYEINASNTVLNKADVENLKKGDLLIIRNTIYARHGYSFKKRPLRVFFDAQSWYIPVHTDIRHEFTEIEKNNIQLLLKYEKNAEEYYDYFGRG; encoded by the coding sequence ATGAAACAAATATTAGCTATTATCATTAGTTCAGTTTTCATAACCTCTTCATGCTCAACTAATATCAAGAATAAAGAAGCAAAAATAGAGATTGAAAAAGGGACCGAGATTGACTCATCGAAAATTAAAGGAAAGGTCACTACAAACCCAGTAGTTAGTCATCAAGTACCTAAAAAACTTCAACATCAATTAAAACCTCTATTAAATGCGAACTCAGAAGATTCTATAATAGGTTTTTGGGTCGGGTATTTTGAAAAAGATGATGACTCCAATGGATATTTAAGTGAGAATGATCTATATGTAGATGATGGGTACTATTGGAGAAGAGAAAATAAAATCAATATATCAATTGATAATATTCAAGATACAATCGTTACAGGTCATAGTGTAGTTGCAGGAAATGACAGGCCTTTTAATGGAACTGTTAAAGAAGATTCAATAGGAACCTTATTTTTTAAAGTAAAAGAGCCTGGTAATGATAAATATGATGGTGAATTTACCTTTAAAATTGAGGATAGCGTTTTAGTTGGAACATGGAAAGCCTACAGAAAAATTAATATCCAAAAAAGGAAATATGATTTAAGAAGAAAAAATTACACCTATAACCCTAATATCAATCTTGAAAGAGCCAAAGTATATATTGATTGGAATAAAAAGATTGGTACTAGTAATGAACCTGACCCAGATGATGAATTTGGTGGTTGGGTGTCTAATGAATTTTCATCGGCAACGAACAAAATATATGAAATCAATGCTTCTAATACTGTTCTAAATAAAGCTGATGTTGAGAACCTAAAGAAAGGGGATTTGTTAATAATCAGAAATACAATTTATGCAAGGCATGGTTATTCTTTCAAAAAAAGACCTTTGAGAGTATTCTTTGATGCTCAAAGTTGGTATATACCTGTTCACACTGATATTAGACATGAATTCACTGAGATAGAAAAAAACAACATTCAGCTTCTCCTAAAATATGAGAAAAATGCTGAAGAGTACTATGATTATTTTGGACGAGGTTAA